A single Gambusia affinis linkage group LG20, SWU_Gaff_1.0, whole genome shotgun sequence DNA region contains:
- the lrrc3ca gene encoding leucine-rich repeat-containing protein 3B, with protein MHLAAVWLLRYSVVMCLLLHSLVLMAFCFHHAATTCSKRCYCSETESGGKTMRCSNLQLTEIPEDIPNDTQHVYLDFNLLSAVPPNAFAGLTHLVELDLSHNEISQLEPGAFRGLGSSLQFLDLSSNKLVNFNPDAFEGLRARANLTNNPWLCDCNLQMALPRVDLEPASLTGIVCQTSDPEEIGVQGLAFLLEPDIDLCVVMKRTTDVAMLVVMFGWFTMVISYLVYYVRANQEDARRHLEYLKSLPSRQGKSEESSTISTVV; from the coding sequence ATGCACCTGGCTGCAGTCTGGCTGCTGCGTTACTCGGTGGTCATGTGTTTGCTGTTGCACAGCTTGGTCTTGATGGCCTTCTGCTTccatcatgctgccaccacttgCTCCAAGAGGTGCTACTGCTCTGAGACGGAGAGTGGAGGCAAGACGATGCGTTGCAGCAATCTGCAGCTCACGGAGATCCCAGAGGACATCCCCAACGACACGCAACATGTCTACCTTGACTTCAATCTTCTATCCGCAGTACCACCGAATGCGTTTGCTGGTTTGACCCACTTAGTAGAACTGGATCTGTCGCACAACGAGATAAGCCAGCTGGAGCCCGGAGCATTCAGAGGACTCGGTTCCTCCCTGCAGTTCCTGGATCTGTCTTCAAACAAGTTGGTGAACTTTAACCCTGACGCCTTTGAGGGCCTTCGAGCTCGCGCCAATCTGACGAACAACCCGTGGCTTTGCGACTGCAATCTGCAGATGGCATTGCCCCGTGTGGACCTGGAGCCAGCCTCGCTGACGGGTATAGTGTGCCAGACGTCTGATCCAGAGGAAATAGGAGTTCAAGGACTTGCGTTCCTGTTGGAACCGGATATAGACCTGTGTGTGGTGATGAAGAGGACTACAGATGTAGCTATGCTGGTTGTTATGTTTGGCTGGTTCACCATGGTCATTTCCTACCTGGTCTACTACGTCCGTGCAAATCAGGAGGATGCCCGCAGACACTTGGAGTATCTCAAATCGTTGCCCAGCAGGCAGGGCAAGTCAGAGGAGTCCTCCACCATCAGCACTGTGGTGTAG